The Alphaproteobacteria bacterium genome has a window encoding:
- a CDS encoding methyltransferase domain-containing protein, with translation MGGTSCDAFLGGKVKIKQPLKGFRAGSDAVFLAASVYGFKNGCEILEVGSGVGTASICLAHRLRDSAFKINYTGIDVQADLIELAMQNAELNGLSDVVTFERADLFHLPKAMRERQFHHIVTNPPFYEHGTLSRSAVKGRVLSFEEEAGKDVQAWIKACQKRLKPKGVLTMIHTTERLADILSAMRVGFGKIEVFPLFTKAGKGAKRVLVRGQLDMKTGLTLHQGLVLLDAQGQPTSEAERVAREGFPLIWGCS, from the coding sequence ATGGGCGGTACATCGTGCGATGCTTTCCTTGGTGGAAAAGTCAAGATAAAGCAACCTCTTAAGGGCTTTCGAGCCGGCAGCGATGCTGTTTTTCTGGCAGCCAGTGTGTATGGCTTTAAAAATGGGTGTGAGATTCTTGAAGTCGGCTCTGGTGTGGGGACAGCATCAATCTGTCTTGCGCATCGTTTGCGTGATTCCGCTTTTAAAATCAATTACACAGGGATTGATGTTCAAGCAGATTTGATTGAGCTTGCAATGCAAAATGCTGAGCTGAATGGTCTCTCTGATGTTGTTACTTTTGAGAGAGCGGATTTATTCCATTTGCCAAAAGCGATGCGTGAGAGGCAATTTCACCACATTGTGACCAATCCGCCCTTTTATGAGCATGGAACGCTGTCTCGATCAGCTGTAAAAGGCCGCGTGCTCTCTTTTGAAGAAGAGGCCGGAAAAGACGTGCAGGCTTGGATTAAAGCTTGCCAAAAAAGATTAAAGCCGAAAGGCGTTTTAACAATGATCCATACGACAGAAAGATTAGCAGATATCTTGAGTGCTATGAGGGTTGGCTTCGGTAAGATTGAGGTTTTCCCGCTCTTTACAAAAGCAGGTAAGGGCGCAAAGCGTGTGCTGGTCCGTGGTCAGCTTGATATGAAAACAGGACTCACACTGCATCAAGGGCTTGTTCTGTTAGATGCTCAAGGACAGCCAACAAGTGAGGCTGAAAGAGTTGCAAGAGAGGGCTTTCCGCTCATTTGGGGTTGTTCTTAA